The following is a genomic window from Sutcliffiella horikoshii.
ATGTGAACGGTTGTGATTCCATACTGGATGGCATCTTGAAAACCAGGATCAAAAGGGTGAACCCCGTCCAGGGCACGGATATGCGGAGTCAAGGGCTCGACTGTCTCATTGGCATCGTTTCCTGCCCAGCCGGTTCCTTCATCATATAAGCCAAGGTGGGTGTGTACATCAATAAATCCCGGGAATAAAAATTTTTCGTTACATTCTATCACTTTCCCGTTTTCAGGGACCGTTAATCCTTTGCCAATCATCTTTATTTTCCCATTTTCGGTAATCACATCACCGTTATAAAGCGGAGGTGATGTGATGGGATAAACCGTTGCGTTTCGAAACATCACTATACCCATAGAAGACTCCTAATTTTCTGTCATTACTTTGATTGTAATATGTCGGACAGAGCGTCATCAAGATGGGAAAATAAGAAATTATAGCCTTTTTGCTCTAATTTTGTTGGCAACACCTTTTGGCCCTCAAGTACGAGCACACTCATTTCTCCAAGAGCCGCCTTCAAAGCAAAACCAGGTGTTGGAAACCAGTGTGGTCGTCCCATCACCTTTCCTAGTGTTTTACCGAAGTCTTTCATTTGTTTGGGGTGCGGGGCCACTACATTCACAGGCCCTTCTAAATCTTTATTTTCCATGCTAAAAGCTATAGCTCCTACTACATCCTTGATATGCACCCATGACATCCATTGTTCACCAGAGCCGATTTTCCCGCCAACAAACATTTTGTAAGGAAGCATCATCCTTGGAAGTGCGCCTTCGTCTTTATCCAAAACAATGCCAAAACGGGTAAAAACAGTGCGGATACCTTCAGCCTTCGCATGCTCCGCTTCTTTTTCCCAGGCGTACACAGTCGAAGCAAGAAAATCAGATCCAGGAGTAGTGTCTTCTTCTGTAAAAGTTTGAGTGTCTGAAGTCCCGTAAAAGCCAATTGCACTGGCATTCACCAGCACTTCCGGTTTATTTTGTAAAACACCGATGATCCTATTGATTTCTTTTGTGGAAGAAATACGACTCTCAATTATTTTCTTCTTCTGTTCCTCCGTCCAGCGACCACTGTTGATGGATTCGCCGGCTAGGTTTACAAAAGCATACATTCCGTCCAAACTTGTTTCCGGGGAGGAAGATTCTTTTAGCCACTCTACATAGGTGACATTTGCTTTTTCCTTTTTATTCGAGGTGTTTCGCGTTAAAATAAAGATAGAGTGTCCTTTATCAATTAAATGGTCTGTCAGTGCTTGACCAACAAGCCCCGTACCGCCTGCAATGGCAATCTTCATCTATATCACCCTCCATAGAGAATATCTTACATACTATATTAGTTCTTTTCCCTAATTATCCTTTATTTAATACGGGCCAATGTGCTATGAAACGGAGTGAGAACCGAAATGGGTAAAATAACAAAAATATCGGTACAGCAAAAAAACAAGGAAAGATTCAATATTTTCTTGGATGAGGAGTATGCGTTTGCTGTGTACGAAGGGACGCTATTGAAATTCCAGCTAGTAAAAGGCAAGGAACTGGACGAGCTGGATGTAGAAGAAATCCTCTACAGCGATCAAAGCAATAAAGCCTATAATGCCGCTGTTCACTATCTCTCGTTTAGGATGAGAACAGAAAAAGAAATAGAAGACTATTTAAAAGAAAAAGAATATGAACCGTTCATTACTAAAGAAATTGTCGTAAGACTGAAGGAGCAGGGTTATTTGAATGACAGGGAATTCACAAACGCGTATGTAAGGACTCAAGTGAACACCACCTTGAAAGGGCGAGGCGTCATTCAGAAGGAATTGCTTGAAAAAGGTGTGAACAAAGATATTATTGGGGAAGTACTTGAATCGGAATACCGTCAGGAAACAGAGCTTGAGCATGCGGTAAAACTTGTTTTGAAGTATGCACCCAAATATAAAAAAGACTCCTTTAAAATCATGATTCAAAAAGTGGAGCAAGCATTAGTGAGGAAAGGGTACGCTTTTTCCGTTATCCAAATTGCAGTGGAAGAGGCGGAACTTGAGGAAGATACATCAGAAGAGTGGGAAGCAATTGCCAAACAGGCAGAAAAATACCACCGAAAGTACGCAAAGCTTGAGGGGTACGAATATAAGATGAAAATGAAGGGCGCCTTATATAGAAAAGGATTCGGGATAGATTTAATTGATCGGTGGTTGGAGGAGAATGAAGGGAACGAAATTTAATAAGGTAAAAGTAGCAAAATGGTAGAACATTCATGATTAAGTGTACAAGTTTGCTCGGGAAATGTAGAAGAGAATCCGGGAAATGTAGAAGGTCCGCTCAAAATGGAAGAACAATTAATATTGGATGTAGAAGTCTAAAACAGCAGCAGTTGTTGGAACAGACCTCGTTCCAAACTGCTGCTAAGCTATTAAATCATATCTGTATCTCCAACTTGTCTTCCTGAGCAACAATCATCTCCGCCACTTCTCTGGGGGATTTCAACCTAGACTTGTCCTTAATATGATTTGTCTCATCCCAAAATGGCGTGTCCATTCCGCCCATATAGATTGCGATGACATGCACCTTTCCTTCTAGTTCCTTTTGAAGGCTTTCCGTAAAACCGCGGACTGCAAATTTGCTTGCGACATAGACACTTTCATTCACTTTTCCTTTTTGGCCGGCAGTGGAGATGATGTTCATAATTTTTGCATCTTCTCTCTTCAATAAATGAGGAAGTAGTTCCTTCGTTAAAAAAATCGTCCCAAGTACGTTCGTCTGAATTGCTGTTTCAATCTCATCAAAACCTAACTCTGTTAGTGGACCAAAGCAGCCTGCACCTGCATTGTTCAATAAATAATGAACAGTATGCTCTGAAGTGATTTTGCTTACAGCTTTCTTAACATCTTCAACATCGCTTATATCCATTTGGTAGGCGAAAGCCTTTGCTCCCATAGATTGAATTTGTTCTTTAACAGCTTCTAAAGGTTCTAATCTTCTGCCTGTCAAAATAATGGTGTGACCTTTTTTCGCGTATGATAGTGCCAATTCTTTGCCGAGGCCTGTACCTGCACCAGTAATCAGTATTGTTTGCATGTAAATCACCTTTTCATAATAGCTTTTTGTAATGCAAGAATCGTGCTATTCTTATTTTATATAGATTTTTTAGGGGGAAAGCAAGTGGAACAGGAAAAGCGCTACAGCCAAATGACACCACATGAATTGCATCAGGAAATCGCGACACTAAAAGAAAAGGGGCGAAAGGCGGAACAACTTGGAATTGTAAATGAATTTGCCGTGTTGGAACGAAAGATTACGATGGCTAAAGCTTATATGCTAGATCCAGATGACTTTAAATCAGGAGATGTATATGAAATAGAAGGCGACCCTGGTGTTCATTTTAAAATTACATATATGAACGGGGTTTTTGCATGGGGACATAGAATGCACGGCGGTACCACCAGCAAGGAAGAAGAAGGGCTGCCAATCTCCATGCTTATGAACGAAAAAAGCAAAGAAGCGTAAGGCCTCTTTGCTTTTTTGCTCTGTTAAGATCTTTTTCTTGTCTGTACTTCTAAGATCTGGATATTCTGAGCTTGTTGCGTTTCACCGTTTACTTGACGGAACGAGTGCTTGGAATGTGCATTAGGCTGCGGAAACGGATGGTCATTTAACGTAAAAGGATTACTGCGTGATGGCTTGTGATTTTGTTTTGCCATGATAACAACCTCCTATTAGTTAGGGTAGCTTCGAAATTCATAGCTAAAGCTATAAACACGAAAAAGCCTAATCCACAAAGTTTAGAATGTATCTTCTTCTCTGGCACCAGAAGCACGCATGCGCTCCTGTGGATGCGTATTAATCGTTCCATTAGCACGCTTTGAAGCATATTCAGACTTTGCACGACCTTCCCCTTCAAACTTATTGTCGTTAGGGTTTGGAAAGTTTCTCGCTTTGTTCCTCATGCGACTCGCCTCCTCGGTAAGTGGATGCTGGCGGTGTGGCCCAACACCTATCTTTAATATTGGATTTTAGATGTGATTATATGTAATGATAAGCATAGTGAAATTAAACCAAAACTAAAACGGAGTGACTTTTATGGAGCAATATTTTGAACGATTGGCAGAACGTCTGATGGAAAAGAATTCTGCATTAACATATGATAAAGCGAGAACCTGGGTGGAGCTTTTATGGGAAGATTTTGAGAGCTCCTATGCAAAGGCAGGATATGAGTATAAGGGAAAGGACATGACAGAGAGAATGGTCATGCAAATCATTGACCGTCATGGAGATAGCCTTCATGAATTCTTTTCAAATAATCCAAAATACAAGCATCTCTTGAATGCGGATGATCATTTGACACATTAAAAAACCGCTCGGCCCATCCTTTGGGCGAGCGGTTTAGTCTATATTAGGGATGATTTCTAATTTCGTTCGCAACTTTTCCTCGCTAAAAATCCATCCTGTGTAGGAGCTAATGATATTCAAATCATGATCAAGCTGTACAATGGCCACAAAAGGATAATAATCTTTGCTACGGTACCTGAGATCGATGAACCTAACCTCATAATGATCATCGTATTCTTCCATTTCCCATCTATATACAGGTGAGAAGGAAAGAAATGCGGAAACATTGTCGTCGAATTTTGCAGCTTCGATAATGGCGTTTTCCGGAAGCGGTACTTTTTCAAATGTATCATGAATGAAAATCTGATACTTAACCGCTCTTGCTACATAAAAATTGTCTGTAGTTGTAATCGCGAGATGCCATTGATTCCAATAAAGTGTCGGTGAAATCAAGGTTTGCTTCACACTTGGAATGATTTCCCTCACTTGTTGCAACACTTTTTGCTGCATTCGATATCGCAACACATAATAGGCAATCAATATGCCGTAGATCGCCAAGAATGTGTAGCCAGGGTGAAATCCAGCTCCCCAAAGGACAAGTCCGGCGATATGAAATCCAAATATGACGGGATCAAAGGTATTAATAATCCCGAGGGCGACCCATCTTTTTGTAAAAGGACGGAGCGCCTGTGTCCCATAAGCGTTGAAAATGTCGACAAAAACATGAAGGATTACCGCTATAAATGTCCAAATCCATAAGTAAAGAAAATTAGCTTCTGGAATGAACAAATAAATGGCCGGTGCAATAAGAAGCGGCCAGAGGCACACTGCTGGAATGGAATGCGTGATTCCACGGTGATTTCTTATATATGTCGCATTATTTCTGAATTTTAAAATGGTATCCGTGTCAGGAGCCTGTGAACCAATTATTGCTCCAATCATGATAGCTGTTGCTGTTTCAGGGCTGCTTGCCACAAACGGATCTATGGTAGCCATGGATCCGATTGCAATACCCATTACAACATGTGTTCCAGTATCCAATGGTCGGCCTCCTTCCGGTTTTTTCTTCGAAACGGATGCTTATCTCTTTTCTATTTAGTCTGATGCAAAAGGAGTGTTTTCAAACATGATAACAAAACAGTTGCATATTTTCATTCAATATCCTATAAAGGAAACAGTGACTCTTCAATATGAAGAAACGATGCAGCGGGTTCTGCATGCAATGAACCAAATGGGAGCAAATGATTACCGCTGGACAAAAGCAGGTTCTGAAGAAGGAGCCGCTTATTATCGTGAATCTTTTTTACTTCCAACCGAATCACATTATTTTGCCATGAAAGCATTGCGAGGTTCACAACAGAGCAACGTTTTTCATGAATTGTCCCAATACATTGATACAGAAGCCGGCGCGGTTGAATATATAGGCTTGAAAATTTCTAGCTAAAGACATGGAGGTTTATTTTGAAAAAAGAAAGTACCCATCACGAACGACTAGATGACTTTGATATATATGGTTTTCAAGATGATTTAATTACTTGGTTTGAACGGGAGCAACGAGATCTTCCATGGCGTAAGGATCAGGACCCTTATAAAGTATGGGTGTCAGAAATCATGCTCCAGCAGACGAAAGTGGACACAGTTATCCCTTATTTTAATTCCTTTATAAAACAATTCCCAAACATCCAAAGCTTGGCTGAAGCAGAAGAAGACAGGGTATTAAAGGCTTGGGAAGGACTTGGCTACTATTCTCGTGCCCGAAATTTGCAAAGTGCCGTAAGAGAGGTTCATGAAAGCTATGGAGGCATTGTCCCGAATACACCTAAGGAGATCTCCACTTTAAAAGGAGTGGGACCATACACAACAGGAGCTATTCTTAGTATCGCTTATGGTGTCCCAGAACCTGCCGTCGATGGAAATGTCATGCGCGTATTATCTCGGATACTTTTGATTCAAGATGATATTGCCAAGCCAAAGACTCGGAAGGTTTTTGAAGAGGTCATTCGGGATCTTATTTCAAAAGAGAACCCGTCCTTTTTTAATCAAGGTTTGATGGAACTCGGTGCAATGGTCTGCACACCAACCTCACCATCCTGTTTGTTGTGTCCGGTCCGCGAACATTGCCGTGCATTTGCAGAAGGAGTTGAACGAGAACTTCCTGTTAAAACAAAAAAGAAGTCAACGAAGCAGGTAGCGCTAGTTGCAGGAATCTTTAAAGATAAAGATGGCCGGTTTTTGATTCATAAGAGACCAAGTGAAGGTTTATTGGCAAACCTTTGGGAGTTCCCTAATTTTGTGAAGGTAGATGAGCTTGGAACGGCGAAGCAGCAGTTACAGCAATTGATGAAAACGGAATATGGTTTGAACGTGGCACCAAGCGAATATGTATGCGATATTAAGCATGTTTTTTCTCACTTAGTATGGGATGTGAATGTGTATGTTGGAAGCTGGGACGGAGAACTTCTAGAGGGAAGTGATCTTGTTGCGGTTACGGCAGAGGAAATGAAGGAGCTTGCCTTTCCTGTATCGCATCAAAACATGTGGAAAGAATACCTTAAAACAGAGTGAAATTAAGAAGGATCAACCATTAGCGGTTGATCCTTTTGCATGTTCAGTCATAACTTATACGGGTTCCATGTGTCCAATCTGCTTCATGACGCTGAAATCCGCCACGCGCTTCGATTTCTTTCACAATCTCCCTGTGAATGCTTTGTCCCTCTGCATTTAAATAAGGAACCATTTGTTGCAAGGAATGGTGAAAGTAAGC
Proteins encoded in this region:
- a CDS encoding TIGR01777 family oxidoreductase, with amino-acid sequence MKIAIAGGTGLVGQALTDHLIDKGHSIFILTRNTSNKKEKANVTYVEWLKESSSPETSLDGMYAFVNLAGESINSGRWTEEQKKKIIESRISSTKEINRIIGVLQNKPEVLVNASAIGFYGTSDTQTFTEEDTTPGSDFLASTVYAWEKEAEHAKAEGIRTVFTRFGIVLDKDEGALPRMMLPYKMFVGGKIGSGEQWMSWVHIKDVVGAIAFSMENKDLEGPVNVVAPHPKQMKDFGKTLGKVMGRPHWFPTPGFALKAALGEMSVLVLEGQKVLPTKLEQKGYNFLFSHLDDALSDILQSK
- the recX gene encoding recombination regulator RecX; protein product: MGKITKISVQQKNKERFNIFLDEEYAFAVYEGTLLKFQLVKGKELDELDVEEILYSDQSNKAYNAAVHYLSFRMRTEKEIEDYLKEKEYEPFITKEIVVRLKEQGYLNDREFTNAYVRTQVNTTLKGRGVIQKELLEKGVNKDIIGEVLESEYRQETELEHAVKLVLKYAPKYKKDSFKIMIQKVEQALVRKGYAFSVIQIAVEEAELEEDTSEEWEAIAKQAEKYHRKYAKLEGYEYKMKMKGALYRKGFGIDLIDRWLEENEGNEI
- a CDS encoding SDR family NAD(P)-dependent oxidoreductase, with protein sequence MQTILITGAGTGLGKELALSYAKKGHTIILTGRRLEPLEAVKEQIQSMGAKAFAYQMDISDVEDVKKAVSKITSEHTVHYLLNNAGAGCFGPLTELGFDEIETAIQTNVLGTIFLTKELLPHLLKREDAKIMNIISTAGQKGKVNESVYVASKFAVRGFTESLQKELEGKVHVIAIYMGGMDTPFWDETNHIKDKSRLKSPREVAEMIVAQEDKLEIQI
- a CDS encoding YfhH family protein: MEQEKRYSQMTPHELHQEIATLKEKGRKAEQLGIVNEFAVLERKITMAKAYMLDPDDFKSGDVYEIEGDPGVHFKITYMNGVFAWGHRMHGGTTSKEEEGLPISMLMNEKSKEA
- a CDS encoding YpzG family protein, producing MAKQNHKPSRSNPFTLNDHPFPQPNAHSKHSFRQVNGETQQAQNIQILEVQTRKRS
- a CDS encoding small, acid-soluble spore protein K, whose translation is MRNKARNFPNPNDNKFEGEGRAKSEYASKRANGTINTHPQERMRASGAREEDTF
- a CDS encoding YfhJ family protein — encoded protein: MEQYFERLAERLMEKNSALTYDKARTWVELLWEDFESSYAKAGYEYKGKDMTERMVMQIIDRHGDSLHEFFSNNPKYKHLLNADDHLTH
- a CDS encoding metal-dependent hydrolase, producing the protein MDTGTHVVMGIAIGSMATIDPFVASSPETATAIMIGAIIGSQAPDTDTILKFRNNATYIRNHRGITHSIPAVCLWPLLIAPAIYLFIPEANFLYLWIWTFIAVILHVFVDIFNAYGTQALRPFTKRWVALGIINTFDPVIFGFHIAGLVLWGAGFHPGYTFLAIYGILIAYYVLRYRMQQKVLQQVREIIPSVKQTLISPTLYWNQWHLAITTTDNFYVARAVKYQIFIHDTFEKVPLPENAIIEAAKFDDNVSAFLSFSPVYRWEMEEYDDHYEVRFIDLRYRSKDYYPFVAIVQLDHDLNIISSYTGWIFSEEKLRTKLEIIPNID
- the mutY gene encoding A/G-specific adenine glycosylase gives rise to the protein MKKESTHHERLDDFDIYGFQDDLITWFEREQRDLPWRKDQDPYKVWVSEIMLQQTKVDTVIPYFNSFIKQFPNIQSLAEAEEDRVLKAWEGLGYYSRARNLQSAVREVHESYGGIVPNTPKEISTLKGVGPYTTGAILSIAYGVPEPAVDGNVMRVLSRILLIQDDIAKPKTRKVFEEVIRDLISKENPSFFNQGLMELGAMVCTPTSPSCLLCPVREHCRAFAEGVERELPVKTKKKSTKQVALVAGIFKDKDGRFLIHKRPSEGLLANLWEFPNFVKVDELGTAKQQLQQLMKTEYGLNVAPSEYVCDIKHVFSHLVWDVNVYVGSWDGELLEGSDLVAVTAEEMKELAFPVSHQNMWKEYLKTE